The Meriones unguiculatus strain TT.TT164.6M chromosome 3, Bangor_MerUng_6.1, whole genome shotgun sequence genomic sequence TGATAGTTAAATCTATACATTGGTAATTTTAATTTACTACAGTATACTACAGATATAACCTCAACTCTTATTTAAAGAACAGGTTTTAGGATAAGGCAGTGAACGGTACCTATGGCAGGCGTCTGACAAGGTGTGCCGCTAAGAGATCACACCACACAACAGATCTAGGGCAAGAGGTTTactgaggaggagagagagggaaaaaccACTCGAAAGTGGGGACATAAGAGAAAGATAAAGACAGACCGACAGATATagacagagagaacaaaaaaGACATAGGGGGAACTAGAGAAAGCGAGAGAACAAGATAGAGAGAGCAGTGATATCCAGAGGAACCTTTTAAAGAGTTTGCGTCAGTACAAAACTCATATGCACTGCACCTGGAAGCAGCAGATAATGACATAAACTGCTCAAGCTGCTGCCAAACTTACAACATTTACTATATCACgctgtaaaagaaaaaatatctatctatctatctatctatctatctatctatctatctatctatctatctatctatctatcatctatctatctatcatctatctatctatctatctatctatctatctatcatctatctatctatctatctatctatctatcgatcgaTCGATCTATCACAGCCATGTAGCTTACCTCCATCTTTGCTGATGACCtcatcaaaatgaaaacaaacaaacaaacaaaaaacaacaaaagatggCAAGCAGCCATCTTTACTAAGATTAAAGAACACATGCCATGTAACTTCACCATCATTTGGATTAAGACAGTAATGTGGTATAAGCCAAATAAGGCAGCACCTATAAAATTTGTGAGTCTTATTATGCCCTCTGCTTatcactgtattttctttttagacCAAGGAGGATACAGTTGTTGAATAATTATTATACTCTAAAGGCTTCTTACTACAACCCAGCTAGGACCTCAAATAGTCAAGACAGAGACCTAATGATTTATTTAAACAGCTTTAGCACAATGACTGGGCAGCTCTGATTTAAATTACATTTCTAAGCTAGTCTGCCTATTTCCCAGCTGCTttccccaagttacttgccaatcATAGTCCTGTCTATtggatctgctccatcaggctatgtcttccttcttcatcttctttcttcctctctctcctgcttATCCAGACCTTGTGGTCTCTACATGCAACCCCAAGTACAGGAACCAAAGCCTCACTTACCTCTTTTCTGCCTAGTAACTGGCTGTCAGCAACTTTTATTTCAACAgtcagagaaaacaggaaagcaaagtTTACATCACTTGGTGTATGTGAAAATGTGCTCATCTGGACTGCAAGCAGATCTTGGGGGCCAATCTTTAGTATGTGAATATATAGCAGCAACAAACCAACccccaacatttctcccttttgtctaaataaaaaggcttTTTTCTCTAACAATAAATTAATACAGTAAGAACAAATATGGAACGATTATGAAAATTCTAATGTAATAATTAAACTCATGATGTCTAGTCCATTTGTTtatggcaacttaggagaaaacaTTTTATATCTAGTTTATCTTAGTAAGTTTAGAGTACTGTATCaaaatcattttttattataGCTCGCATTTGATAACCTAAAAATAtcttttgaaaagttttttttttaatcttaaacaaCTTAAGCTTGATTGCAAGACTAAACTATTTACTCTTAAACCTGATCAGAGAGCTCAGAACAAATAATATTACCTGTATACATaggaaatacagagaaaacaGCTTCCAAAGCATAGACATGATAGAGGCAACTGGCTACCCAGACAGATCACCCAAGTTTTTTCAGCAActattggagcatcatcttcagccttctagcccagaatatctgacagacttTTTGTGAAGAAGGAATTATGAAGGACTACCTACCTTGTCTTGGCAAGGTTTGGTAATCGACTTCTGTTGAGTCCTGCTTGTCCATAGCTTGGAGAGCATATTGTCTGTAGTTGAAGCAAGGGCAGTTTTTGCCCAGTTACAGTGTGCTACATTAAAGCAAACTCTATAAGGCGATTCTTTGATGCCTTATTCTTCAAAGTCAAAAAGGGGTGCTATCAGGAGCTGATATGTCTCATTGTAAagaaaaatccttaaaataataaaaaatatctttaCATACATATTCTGTGTGTCTCTGAGATTTCTGAAGACCAGATAGTTACCTACAGTATATCTGAATAGGCAAACATTGGTTGTTTCTAGCTAGTTTATATTGGTTCAACCATGGAaacatatttctgtaataaattaGACTAGTATCTAACATGACCATGTGTTTGATTGTCTGACTGTTAATTTGCATTACTTAAgtatcctaaacagtttgtaataatTACTTTTATGAGGActaaaattttatattacatttttaaatgagttgcataGGCACAATGCCTTATACAAGAGTTGAAACATACATATATCATATGtatcaaaaataactttaaatttgtaTCAACATACAATAATCTAAACCAATAAAAACCTTAAACCTGTATCAATAGACAATAATCTCtatcaatgtaaaatattttagaatagcAAAAGCTTTACAGATGAAGAGGAGATGCAATAGTTGATACATAGTAGATGCAAGAGTAGATGCACAGTTGAAGAATAGATGCAATAGTTTACCCTTTTATCCTATTATTCCTCTATTATTTACAtaccccctttttttcttttcatctcttcTCCCTGCTTTTAATCTCTGAGTCTAATCTCCtttaccatgttttctttctgaCCCAAAACACATAACATCCTGTAACAAACCAAATGCTCAAAAATCACCCACTCCACTTATTGGGAAACTGGACATTGTCCtcattagttaattttttattgtttggggGCAAAGACATCTTTTGGGGGACTCAAGAAAAACTGGAATAGCGTCCAGTCTTAAAAAGGTTGTCTGTAACTTTTGAtgtccagtctctgtgtgctgtGAGAGTACAGGCTTATTTCAAATCTGGGCTGGAACAGTCTGTGATACTGGATGATTTAGCTAACCATTTTATGTTGTACTGGGTGTAGATTTTTGAGAACACAGCTATGAGGCAGTCAGTGATTGGATCAAGCAGGATGTTGGAACAAACATGTCAACATCTCGACATCCTCCAGGGTGAATCTTGTCAATTTTGCTCCAATTTCACTGGCATCTGGTCtttttgttctgtaaacatataaCTGCTCACAAGTATTATACAGTTCTGCAATAACATATGTATGCAAAGATCAGTTAAAGATGATTCTTTGCTTTTCGTTTGAGCAGGTGAAAGACAGCTGTCTTTCTATATAAACCAGTCTGGACTGTATACCAGACTGCTATATCAATTTTTATCTATGCCATATGAGAGGATGGCATAAGTCCTCAGGATTCTGTGGCCAACAATATTTATTGGCTATGCAGAGACATTCAGCCAGtctcagagctgttcccatgtAGAGGGATCAACAACGTAAGTTACCTACTGATAATGACCTGTTGGTCCTCTTGATTTGCCTCTTCTTGTCTGTGGCCAATATTTTCAGgaggccttcccacatcaaatCTGATCTTTACTAATTTGGATGCAATAAAAGCCTCTCCTTTCCTGTTGATACAAACATAAACCTTCTTTCTCAAGACAACATAccttctgtcctccattttgaaATCAAGACAAGTATACAGTCCCTTTCCCATCTAGGTCCACTCCATTTTgatctcttttaaaaaaagatgcatAAAAGTACAATCATCACTGAACATACAACCATTTTCATGTTGACAGTCAAAACAAAACTGTATGGGGTCCAAATGTTTTTCTCTAcagtgtttttcattttttaacacaGAATATCCttttttgtaaaacaaacaaacaaaaacaaacaaaaaaacttatttccctcctttctttggagatgttttttttttttaagatttatttattattgatacagttttctgcctgcatgccagaagtggatgtcagattccattatagatggttgtaagccaccatgtggttgctgggaattgaactcaggacctttggaagaacagtcaggactcttaatcactgagccatctctccagctcctaattATTGTTTTTAAACTAGTTTTTCTATGACTGTCTAAATCCATTTTTTCTTTAGTGTCTAAGCATATTTTTTAGCATGTTGTACCTGTTCAGAGGTTTGGGTCTGGCTTTTCCATCTCTGTACTGTGGCTAGCTTTGCCTCCAAGGTATTCCAGATTaggatggatttttatataacaTTAAATTCCTAAGGTTATTAGGGTAGACtcaagttaacaaaaaaaaaaaaaaaaaaaaaaaaaaaacaactgactTAGAGATGTTTAACTATGTCTTTGTTAACATTAAGCttctaaacattaaaaaagattttcttatttatgatttatgcagcattctgcctacatgtgtacctgcgcaccagatctcactacagatggttatgagccaccacgtggttgctgggaattgaactcaggacctttaggaagaacagccagtgttcttcacctctgagctttctctccagctccccccTTCTAAacgtttttaaaagaagaaacaacataTGTTTTATAAACAAGGTTTAAATTTCTAAGGTCTATTCAAACTAGCAAaaactgacttaaaaatatattcttgcTCCTTTGTATTTATAGCTATATTAATACTGGTAATTGCTAAAAAATGTTCAGTTCAAAATTTTAAGGCTCAAAATTAATGGTAATAAAACTGCAAAATCttaatctgtttttaaaatttaatttaattttttattattagttacattttattaactctgtatcccaggtgtatcccttattctctcccaatcccaccctccttccctcatctcctccctgcccctttccaagtccactgattggggaggatctcctcctctttctttttttttttttctcctcctctttcatctgaccctgttttattaggtatctccagagtcctcctctgtggcctagcaggactgctcctcccttggggggtggggaggtcaaagagcctgccattgagttcctgtcagaaatagtccctgttccccttactatgggaaaccaattggttactgagctaccacgggcttcatccgagcaaaggttctaggttatatccatacacagtccttggtggaatgtcagtctcagaaaagacccctgtgcccagatatatttggtccttgtggagctcctgtcctttccatgtcatactaactccccttctgccaaaggcttggttatgagtcttagtatctgttttgaaatactgttaggtagagtctttcagatgccttctgtggtagactcctgtcatacgtccaatgcacatcccatttgtctttctaagtgaggattgatcatcttaccccgtgtctgctttcttgtttatcttctttagatgtatagatttcagcaAAATCTTAATCTTATAAAAGTTAGCAATTTATTATTATAAACTGTTAAAGATAATTAAGCCATATAAGTTAATGGTCAGTCACCTTATAAATGATTAAATTCTTTTATGTGCTCAAAACTATGTTTGTAGTCAAGCTAAGCACAACTTTaattcattttcaagaaaaactTCATTTACATATTTCTATTCTTGTacagaacaaaaattttaaaagaataatgtaAACAGACTTGAGggggattttaaaaaaataatgagcaAATTAgaattttcaaagttttttttttaaccaaaaacatctttattttttttagtctttaaaaaaacaagacaaaacaaaactctccTTTTCCCAAAATAACCATGATTAGCTTAGAAAAATGGGTGAATATCTTCAAAGTGTTTCCCTTTAACGGAAACATCATTTTATAGAATCTAAatattgaagtttttttttaaaaagccagaatCTAGTGTAAGTCAAGAAAATCCACTCATACTTCAGGCCCTTCTCCTCCAGGAACCAGCATTGTTATGTTATTTCCGTTTAGTAAAATCTGATCTAATTTTGTAATCCTTCTtccttctggtgtaatttcaaacTGTGTGACATCTTCCAGCACCATATTGACAAAGTCATCAAATCCCAGGAGTGTACCAACAATTTCCTTATCACTCTTCATCACAATGTGAATTCTTGATCCTATACACTTGTCCACAAGCTCTAGTGGCAGGAGCTAGGACGGGTTGGTGGTCGCGTTAGCCACCATGGCCACGCCGGAAAATCGaattttcaaagttttaaaacaatatttcctCTGGGTATTACAATGGTTGAGAAATGTAAGCATAATTGTATGTTTTTCAAATTTGCTTGGAGGACAAAAGGGTTAAACAAATCCCACAAATATTAAGAGTTACATTATCTTAAAATTTCTACCTAAAATTATTTTGGTACAGCCTGAGAATCTGTTCCATGGGACTGTCTGCACGATGCAGGGAACACTAAGCCTTCCCACAGATTTTCCTCTTTCGAACTGTTGTGCTTTGACATTGCTCACATTTCTGTTTCATTTATAGTATCAGATGGATACAGACTTTAATGTTTACATGAAAAACCTCAGTTGTTTTCTCTGCCAAGTTTTTCTATGGTTATTTTTCAGGTTCTTCTAAATATCCTGTTACCTAATAGGAAAGTCTTCCTGAGCTTCAAATTAAAATTGCCCTAAAATTTAAAGATCCCAAATCTTAAATTAATAAAGCTgtaagtttatatttttaaaaacttaatgaCCAGTGTTAATTTAATAGACTTTGTCTTTATAGTTTTGTGCTTGCTCTTGGTCTTATAAATGATCAGACTCTTGCAAGGGAGGTAATTATAGGAAGCTCACAAAAACTTAACCTCTATTAAaggaattattttatataaaataaaagcattattttatttcaagCTTCTAGTgcacaaaaaaaaatagacatcagCTTGACATCTAAAACTAAGTCTGTTTGTGTACTGGACCTTCTCTGCTGTCATATATGTAGATATCTGTGCTCAAATTCACTAGAGCCACGTGTATCATCTCTCCCCAACTAAGCTACAGAGCATGGCCCCCCAAATAGCACAAAGCTCCAGTAAAATAACCTTTGTGTCCTATCTGGAACTTAACTGTGTCAAACAGTTTATAAAAGTTGTTGGGATGTCCTTCCCTCACATTGAGAAGATGTATCCCTGTATTTTCAATTGTTAATTCTGTGAAACAGAGCTGAGTGCAGGCAGGATTTTGGTATTGTAATTTCTACCGCCAATCACTGGATTTCTATTTGTAAGTGCATCTCTTTTCTCAGCTGGCAAAGGGCAGCCCATATGAGACAGATCTCATGTCATCCCACTGCGGATTGGTTTGGACTGGAATGTGGCTTTTTGTTTAATAAAGAGGAAACAGCCCAGAGCTGGACTGTGCTTCTGGGCTGAGACTCAGGAGACAAGAAGAGACATGGAAGAAGGCAGAAGGAGGTGAAAGGGAGATGGAATAGAGAGGGAGGTAGGCAGTGAAAACCATGTGGAGAAATGAAGTGCCAGAAAAATTGGGTTAATTTAATAGCTAGCTGAGAGACTTCACTCCAGCAAAAGGCCAACATCGTCAAAATATATAGATGTCTCTGTAACTTAATTAAACCTCAAGTGAAATCTGGGAAAGCCCTGTAATAGAATGTTCTTCTCAAGACTTTAATTACGACTGAATACTAATAATGGTCCTGCTTATGATAGCAAATAATTTAAGAAATTCCAATCTTAATCACGTTATAATAACTGAAACCACAGAATAAAGCTATTATAAAAAAACATCAAATACTTAATTGGCAAAATTATGTTAAGGTGGGTAAGGGATTACACTTACCTATGTCCCCCATACTATGCTATATTTAGTTATGGtaactttaaatttaatttttttttcattttaaagaataatttttcctGCTTCCCCAGAGCATTTTCCCTAACGGTACACCTTATATATACTGATACATTCTGCAAATCAATGTATGTTAATGCTATTTTTATAGAATTATTTTCAATCACTGATATTAAATCTATGAAAAATATTGCAAAAACCAGAATAG encodes the following:
- the LOC110563498 gene encoding U6 snRNA-associated Sm-like protein LSm5, with amino-acid sequence MKSDKEIVGTLLGFDDFVNMVLEDVTQFEITPEGRRITKLDQILLNGNNITMLVPGGEGPEV